A genomic window from Punica granatum isolate Tunisia-2019 chromosome 2, ASM765513v2, whole genome shotgun sequence includes:
- the LOC116196894 gene encoding cyclase-associated protein 1 isoform X2: MLVVGFFDLKPDLEGLGQFLMPLNEVIMQASALTEGRRSDFFNHLKAVADSLTALAWIAYTGKDCGMSMPIAHVEESWQMAEFYNNKVLVEYRNKESNHVEWAKALKELYLPGLRDYVKSFYPLGPVWSATGKPATSAPAKALPKAPAPGAPAPPPPPPASLFSSESSPSSSSRPKEGMAAVFQEINSGKPVTTGLRKVTDDMKTKNRTDRTGVVGVSEKGGRTSSPAFSKAGPPKLELQTGRKWVVENHIGRKDLVIDDCDAKQSVYIFGCKDSVLQIKGKVNNITVDKCTKTGVVFAEVVAAFEIVNCNRVEVQCQGSAPTISVDNTSGCQLYLSKDSLDSSITTAKSSEINVLVPGAEPDGDLVEHALPQQYVHTFKDGHFTTSPVSHSGG; this comes from the exons ATGCTCGTGGTGGGCTTCTTTGATCTT AAACCTGACCTTGAGGGATTGGGTCAGTTTCTTATGCCACTGAATGAAGTGATAATGCAAGCAAGTGCATTGACAGAGGGCAGGCGATCCGACTTTTTTAACCACTTGAAAGCTGTGGCAGACAGTCTCACAGCCTTGGCATGGATTGCATACACTGGCAAGGATTGTG GTATGAGCATGCCTATCGCCCATGTCGAAGAAAGTTGGCAGATGGCCGAATTTTACAACAACAAG GTATTGGTGGAATACAGAAACAAAGAGTCGAATCATGTTGAATGGGCCAAGGCTCTAAAGGAACTCTATTTACCTGGTTTGAGGGACTATGTGAAGAGCTTTTACCCTCTGGGTCCTGTATGGAGTGCTACCGGGAAACCAGCTACCTCTGCACCTGCAAAAGCTTTACCAAAAGCACCAGCGCCAGGTGCACCTGCCCCTCCACCTCCACCACCAGCTTCACTCTTCAGTTCTGAATCTTCTCCCTCTTCATCATCTCGTCCCAAGGAAGGGATGGCTGCTGTTTTCCAGGAAATTAACTCTGGGAAGCCTGTGACAACTG GTTTGAGGAAGGTGACAGATGATATGAAGACAAAGAATCGAACAGATAGAACTGGGGTTGTTGGTGTGAGTGAAAAGGGAGGTCGAACTAGTTCACCAGCTTTTTCAAAGGCTGGGCCCCCCAAATTAGAGCTGCAGACAGGTCGCAA GTGGGTTGTTGAAAATCACATTGGAAGAAAGGATTTGGTTATTGATGATTGTGATGCAAAGCAGTCGGTCTACATATTTGGATGCAAGGATTCAGTCCTGCAGATTAAGG GAAAAGTTAACAACATAACAGTTGACAAATGCACCAAGACAGGGGTTGTCTTTGCG GAGGTTGTTGCTGCTTTTGAGATCGTGAACTGCAATCGTGTCGAGGTGCAATGCCAG GGTTCAGCTCCTACAATATCAGTGGATAACACATCTGGCTGTCAACTGTATTTGAGCAAAGATTCACTGGATTCATCAATAACGACAGCCAAATCAAGTGAGATCAATGTTTTGGTACCCGGTGCTGAACCTGATGGTGACTTG GTAGAGCATGCTTTGCCACAGCAGTATGTCCACACATTTAAAGATGGACACTTCACGACGTCTCCAGTTTCCCACTCCGGTGGTTAA
- the LOC116197382 gene encoding glucan endo-1,3-beta-glucosidase 7-like: protein MASLPQTSAPMSLLLLLAFALLLHSAITKAASEPNGSWCIAKTGAEVPKLQAALDYACGHGADCASIQPGAPCFEPNTIAAHASYAMNWLFQHSEKTPTDCDFGGAAMQTSTDPSHDSCVYPGK from the exons ATGGCTTCCCTTCCACAGACCTCAGCCCCAATgtctcttctcctcctcttaGCTTTTGCCCTGCTTCTTCACTCCGCAA TCACCAAGGCAGCTTCGGAACCAAATGGTAGTTGGTGCATCGCGAAGACTGGAGCTGAAGTCCCAAAGCTCCAGGCAGCCCTTGACTATGCCTGTGGTCATGGCGCGGACTGCGCCTCAATCCAACCAGGAGCCCCTTGCTTTGAGCCCAACACAATCGCTGCTCATGCATCGTATGCCATGAACTGGCTCTTCCAGCACTCTGAGAAGACACCTACTGATTGCGACTTTGGCGGCGCGGCCATGCAAACTTCCACCGATCCAA GTCATGATAGCTGCGTATATCCTGGTAAATAG
- the LOC116196894 gene encoding cyclase-associated protein 1 isoform X1, with product MEEKLIQRLEAAVARLEAVSATRGLPSDDLDAGSSDPSILAFDDLIAQCVGKVSSAAENIGGQVLDATKILREAFSAQRELLIKIKQTQKPDLEGLGQFLMPLNEVIMQASALTEGRRSDFFNHLKAVADSLTALAWIAYTGKDCGMSMPIAHVEESWQMAEFYNNKVLVEYRNKESNHVEWAKALKELYLPGLRDYVKSFYPLGPVWSATGKPATSAPAKALPKAPAPGAPAPPPPPPASLFSSESSPSSSSRPKEGMAAVFQEINSGKPVTTGLRKVTDDMKTKNRTDRTGVVGVSEKGGRTSSPAFSKAGPPKLELQTGRKWVVENHIGRKDLVIDDCDAKQSVYIFGCKDSVLQIKGKVNNITVDKCTKTGVVFAEVVAAFEIVNCNRVEVQCQGSAPTISVDNTSGCQLYLSKDSLDSSITTAKSSEINVLVPGAEPDGDLVEHALPQQYVHTFKDGHFTTSPVSHSGG from the exons ATGGAGGAGAAGCTGATTCAAAGGCTAGAGGCGGCGGTCGCCCGCCTCGAGGCCGTTTCCGCCACCAGGGGCCTGCCCTCCGATGACCTGGATGCCGGGTCCTCGGATCCCTCCATCCTGGCGTTCGACGATCTGATTGCTCAGTGCGTGGGAAAGGTTTCCAGCGCCGCGGAGAACATCGGCGGCCAGGTCCTGGACGCGACGAAGATCCTCCGCGAGGCTTTCTCCGCTCAGCGGGAGCTCCTCATCAAAATCAAGCAGACGCAG AAACCTGACCTTGAGGGATTGGGTCAGTTTCTTATGCCACTGAATGAAGTGATAATGCAAGCAAGTGCATTGACAGAGGGCAGGCGATCCGACTTTTTTAACCACTTGAAAGCTGTGGCAGACAGTCTCACAGCCTTGGCATGGATTGCATACACTGGCAAGGATTGTG GTATGAGCATGCCTATCGCCCATGTCGAAGAAAGTTGGCAGATGGCCGAATTTTACAACAACAAG GTATTGGTGGAATACAGAAACAAAGAGTCGAATCATGTTGAATGGGCCAAGGCTCTAAAGGAACTCTATTTACCTGGTTTGAGGGACTATGTGAAGAGCTTTTACCCTCTGGGTCCTGTATGGAGTGCTACCGGGAAACCAGCTACCTCTGCACCTGCAAAAGCTTTACCAAAAGCACCAGCGCCAGGTGCACCTGCCCCTCCACCTCCACCACCAGCTTCACTCTTCAGTTCTGAATCTTCTCCCTCTTCATCATCTCGTCCCAAGGAAGGGATGGCTGCTGTTTTCCAGGAAATTAACTCTGGGAAGCCTGTGACAACTG GTTTGAGGAAGGTGACAGATGATATGAAGACAAAGAATCGAACAGATAGAACTGGGGTTGTTGGTGTGAGTGAAAAGGGAGGTCGAACTAGTTCACCAGCTTTTTCAAAGGCTGGGCCCCCCAAATTAGAGCTGCAGACAGGTCGCAA GTGGGTTGTTGAAAATCACATTGGAAGAAAGGATTTGGTTATTGATGATTGTGATGCAAAGCAGTCGGTCTACATATTTGGATGCAAGGATTCAGTCCTGCAGATTAAGG GAAAAGTTAACAACATAACAGTTGACAAATGCACCAAGACAGGGGTTGTCTTTGCG GAGGTTGTTGCTGCTTTTGAGATCGTGAACTGCAATCGTGTCGAGGTGCAATGCCAG GGTTCAGCTCCTACAATATCAGTGGATAACACATCTGGCTGTCAACTGTATTTGAGCAAAGATTCACTGGATTCATCAATAACGACAGCCAAATCAAGTGAGATCAATGTTTTGGTACCCGGTGCTGAACCTGATGGTGACTTG GTAGAGCATGCTTTGCCACAGCAGTATGTCCACACATTTAAAGATGGACACTTCACGACGTCTCCAGTTTCCCACTCCGGTGGTTAA